One window from the genome of Paramormyrops kingsleyae isolate MSU_618 chromosome 3, PKINGS_0.4, whole genome shotgun sequence encodes:
- the LOC111844281 gene encoding LIM domain only protein 3-like isoform X1 — protein sequence MQKGQTYFGIQMLSAQTDATPKGCAGCSRRIRDRYLLKALDKYWHEDCLKCACCDCRLGEVGSTLYTKANLILCRRDYLRLFGVTGNCAACSKLIPAFEMVMRAKDNVYHLDCFACQLCNQRFCVGDKFFLKNNMILCQTDYEEGLVKEGYTAQVR from the exons ATGCAGAAAGGACAGACATATTTCG GCATACAGATGCTCTCCGCCCAGACAGATGCCACGCCCAAGGGCTGCGCCGGCTGCAGCCGCAGGATCAGGGACCGCTACCTGCTGAAGGCCCTCGACAAGTACTGGCACGAGGACTGCCTGAAATGCGCCTGCTGCGACTGCCGGCTGGGCGAGGTGGGCTCCACCCTCTACACCAAGGCCAACCTCATCCTGTGCCGGCGGGACTACCTGCG GTTGTTCGGCGTGACAGGAaactgcgctgcctgcagcaaGCTCATCCCTGCCTTCGAGATGGTCATGAGGGCCAAGGACAATGTGTACCACCTAGACTGCTTCGCCTGCCAGCTGTGCAATCAGAG GTTCTGTGTGGGTGACAAATTCTTCCTGAAGAACAACATGATCCTGTGCCAGACGGACTACGAGGAGGGCCTGGTGAAGGAAGGCTATACCGCCCAAGTTCGCTGA
- the LOC111844281 gene encoding LIM domain only protein 3-like isoform X3, whose amino-acid sequence MQKGQTYFGIQMLSAQTDATPKGCAGCSRRIRDRYLLKALDKYWHEDCLKCACCDCRLGEVGSTLYTKANLILCRRDYLRMHPSDGGCLSQVVRRDRKLRCLQQAHPCLRDGHEGQGQCVPPRLLRLPAVQSEVLCG is encoded by the exons ATGCAGAAAGGACAGACATATTTCG GCATACAGATGCTCTCCGCCCAGACAGATGCCACGCCCAAGGGCTGCGCCGGCTGCAGCCGCAGGATCAGGGACCGCTACCTGCTGAAGGCCCTCGACAAGTACTGGCACGAGGACTGCCTGAAATGCGCCTGCTGCGACTGCCGGCTGGGCGAGGTGGGCTCCACCCTCTACACCAAGGCCAACCTCATCCTGTGCCGGCGGGACTACCTGCG CATGCACCCCTCCGACGGGGGCTGTCTCTCGCAGGTTGTTCGGCGTGACAGGAaactgcgctgcctgcagcaaGCTCATCCCTGCCTTCGAGATGGTCATGAGGGCCAAGGACAATGTGTACCACCTAGACTGCTTCGCCTGCCAGCTGTGCAATCAGAG GTTCTGTGTGGGTGA
- the LOC111844281 gene encoding LIM domain only protein 3-like isoform X2 — protein sequence MLSAQTDATPKGCAGCSRRIRDRYLLKALDKYWHEDCLKCACCDCRLGEVGSTLYTKANLILCRRDYLRLFGVTGNCAACSKLIPAFEMVMRAKDNVYHLDCFACQLCNQRFCVGDKFFLKNNMILCQTDYEEGLVKEGYTAQVR from the exons ATGCTCTCCGCCCAGACAGATGCCACGCCCAAGGGCTGCGCCGGCTGCAGCCGCAGGATCAGGGACCGCTACCTGCTGAAGGCCCTCGACAAGTACTGGCACGAGGACTGCCTGAAATGCGCCTGCTGCGACTGCCGGCTGGGCGAGGTGGGCTCCACCCTCTACACCAAGGCCAACCTCATCCTGTGCCGGCGGGACTACCTGCG GTTGTTCGGCGTGACAGGAaactgcgctgcctgcagcaaGCTCATCCCTGCCTTCGAGATGGTCATGAGGGCCAAGGACAATGTGTACCACCTAGACTGCTTCGCCTGCCAGCTGTGCAATCAGAG GTTCTGTGTGGGTGACAAATTCTTCCTGAAGAACAACATGATCCTGTGCCAGACGGACTACGAGGAGGGCCTGGTGAAGGAAGGCTATACCGCCCAAGTTCGCTGA